In the Bacteroidales bacterium genome, ACTATAGAATTGCAACTTAATAATAAAATACTATACATAAAGCTTGAGTCGGCAGCTTTGCGCAATGAATTGAGTATGTCGAAAGAAAAAATCATTAATCGTTTGAATGAAGAACTAAAAGAAGAAGCAATTAAAAGTATAGTGTTAAAATAATTAATAAAATAAATGCTTGTCAAAAGAATTTTCGATTTAACAGAAAGGTATCTTCAGCTATTCCCTGATAAAACCGACGCATTGGCAGGCAAAGACGAAGGGATATGGCTCAGATATTCCGTCCATCAGTATATTGAAATAGCAAATAACATAAGTTACGGACTTTTAAAGCTCGGAGTTCAGAAAGGTGATAAAATTGCTTCAATAACTTTCAATCGTCCCGAGTGGAATTTTCTTGATATGGGAATTCAGCAAGCAGGGGCAATTCATATTCCCATATATCCCACCATCAGCGACAGCGATTATCAATATATACTGAATCATGCTGAAGTAAAATACATTTTTGTTGCCGGTGAAGAAATGTACAGGCGCATAAAACACATTCTTCCTGATGTTCCGTCGTTAAAAGCAATTTATACATTTAAAAATCTTCATGGAATTGAACATTTGAATGAATTGCTCGAGCTTGGGAAAAAAAATCAGGATATAGAAAAACTAAAAAAAATAAAAGGAGCAATAACAGAAGATGATATATCAACGATAATTTATACTTCGGGAACTACAGGAATTCCTAAGGGAGTAGTATTAACACATAAAAACATAATTAGTA is a window encoding:
- a CDS encoding DUF721 domain-containing protein — protein: MRSSNEFTLKEAIENMLREFKIKHKIFEIQLRDSWEKVMGKTVSTRTIELQLNNKILYIKLESAALRNELSMSKEKIINRLNEELKEEAIKSIVLK